In Neoarius graeffei isolate fNeoGra1 chromosome 9, fNeoGra1.pri, whole genome shotgun sequence, one genomic interval encodes:
- the LOC132891344 gene encoding general transcription factor II-I repeat domain-containing protein 2A-like: MSHSKMSGGDVGLPNKKQKTYHYHIEWEEEFFFTMSFSKCVCLICQSSIAIPKKGNVERHFRTVHGKYEADFPPKSELRKRKVKELKSQLSGQQSLFTQHSSKAKAATEASFRVSRVIVKNMKSFQEGEIMKEAFVEAAESLFGDFKNKAEIMSSIKALQLSRHTVTRRCEAMAEDVTQQMWKDIGDCECFSLQLDESTDVSDTAQVCVYIRMVFSDMTAKEELLTVIPLKEHARGEDIFLSFKNFIENTQLPLYKLVSITTDGAPAMVGRVNGFIAKCRQDDAFPDFVNYHCIIHQQALCAKMLNMKEIMDVATKIACSIRAKALQRRLFRAHLEKADSDHFELLLHTDVRWLSRGKFLQRFRELCPEIKEFFRETGHAEYKQLNDEQWLLDLAFLTDLTNKLNDLNQELQGKDKTVTDMISSVNAFKRKIKHLSSKLQRHDLANFPNLKSELETQGKACAQLSSARYTEQIDNCLSEFDRRFQDFATLEPVATFMCYPFQEDAEIDSLASKIATLFHLNSSGVEDEILSLQADIELKARAHGHFWNLLTEKKYPNMRKCATSLTALFGSTYLCESAFSHMKIIKSQYRSTMTDEHLEMCLRLAVSSYRPDYASLADSMQCKSSN, encoded by the coding sequence atgagccaTTCTAAAATGAGTGGGGGAGATGTCGGCCTACCAAATAAGAAGCAAAAAACCTATCACTACCATATTGAATGGGAGGAAGAGTTTTTTTTCACTATGTCCTTTTCGAAGTGCGTTTGCCTGATCTGTCAGTCTAGCATTGCTATTCCAAAGAAGGGAAATGTGGAGAGGCATTTTCGGACAGTTCATGGGAAATACGAGGCGGACTTCCCACCGAAAAGTGAATTAAGAAAGAGGAAGGTGAAGGAATTGAAATCGCAGTTGTCCGGACAGCAGTCACTTTTCACACAGCATTCATCGAAAGCTAAAGCGGCTACCGAAGCCTCATTCAGAGTGAGTCGTGTCATCGTGAAAAACATGAAGTCATTCCAAGAGGGAGAGATAATGAAAGAGGCATTCGTTGAAGCAGCAGAGTCGTTGTTTGGAGATTTTAAAAATAAGGCCGAAATAATGTCTTCAATCAAAGCCCTGCAACTTTCACGACACACAGTTACAAGGCGCTGTGAAGCCATGGCTGAGGATGTAACCCAGCAGATGTGGAAGGACATCGGAGATTGCGAGTGCTTTTCACTGCAGTTGGACGAGTCTACGGACGTCAGTGACACAGCCCAGGTATGCGTTTATATTCGTATGGTGTTCAGCGACATGACGGCAAAGGAAGAGCTATTGACAGTGATTCCCTTGAAGGAACATGCGCGAGGAGAGGACATTTTTCTGTCATTTAAAAACTTCATCGAGAACACTCAGCTCCCACTGTACAAATTAGTGTCCATCACCACGGATGGAGCCCCCGCAATGGTTGGTCGCGTGAATGGGTTTATTGCCAAGTGCAGACAGGACGATGCTTTCCCAGACTTCGTGAATTACCACTGCATAATCCACCAACAAGCACTTTGCGCGAAGATGCTGAACATGAAAGAGATCATGGACGTGGCGACGAAGATCGCCTGCTCAATTAGAGCCAAAGCACTTCAAAGACGGCTATTCCGCGCACATCTGGAGAAGGCTGACAGCGACCACTTTGAGTTGTTGCTACACACTGACGTGAGGTGGCTTAGTCGCGGGAAATTCTTGCAACGATTCCGAGAGCTCTGTCCAGAAATCAAGGAGTTTTTTCGTGAAACTGGACATGCAGAATACAAACAGCTGAATGATGAACAGTGGCTGCTAGATCTGGCTTTTTTAACCGAtcttacaaacaagctgaatgacCTTAATCAAGAGCTGCAAGGAAAAGACAAAACGGTGACCGACATGATCAGCTCAGTCAATGCCTTCAAACGTAAAATCAAACATCTGTCCTCAAAGCTTCAGCGCCATGATTTGGCAAATTTCCCGAACCTGAAGTCAGAGTTGGAGACGCAAGGGAAGGCCTGTGCGCAACTAAGCAGCGCACGCTACACAGAGCAGATTGACAACTGCCTGTCCGAGTTCGACAGACGTTTCCAAGACTTTGCTACACTCGAGCCAGTGGCTACATTCATGTGCTATCCGTTTCAAGAAGATGCCGAGATTGATTCACTTGCGTCAAAAATCGCAACACTGTTTCACCTGAATTCATCTGGAGTGGAAGATGAGATTTTATCACTACAAGCTGACATTGAGCTGAAGGCCAGAGCTCATGGACACTTCTGGAACTTACTCACAGAGAAAAAGTACCCCAACATGAGGAAATGTGCTACTTCCCTGACTGCATTATTCGGCTCAACTTATCTGTGCGAATCAGCCTTTTCCCACATGAAGATCATCAAGTCCCAGTATCGTTCCACCATGACTGATGAACATTTGGAAATGTGCTTGAGGCTGGCTGTCAGCAGCTACCGTCCGGACTACGCATCCCTGGCCGACTCAATGCAGTGCAAGTCATCAAATTAA